A region of Candidatus Roizmanbacteria bacterium DNA encodes the following proteins:
- a CDS encoding HAD family phosphatase produces the protein MKYKMLALDIDDTIVTEAGMEVSPEVYKALQKASEKVTITFVTARAINRFQEFLDTLNLPKGYHVVENGAKVLDPQGNLEFDLSLPHEEVEEILNAAEPYYLEMGFLVDEYWKDDILTIGPENTVTGVSFTCSSETQAQLLEEAVHQLSHDYALYIGKHWTNPDEWKGILVFHKDATKGNGMRHIQEKLGIKPAETIAVGDGATDIHMFDAAGVKVAMGNAVPELINAADYVAPDVKEDGILTVLDTFIFDTKK, from the coding sequence ATGAAATACAAAATGCTTGCCCTTGATATCGATGATACTATTGTGACGGAGGCCGGCATGGAAGTCTCACCCGAGGTATATAAAGCGCTTCAAAAGGCATCAGAGAAAGTGACTATAACATTTGTCACAGCTCGTGCTATCAATAGATTTCAAGAGTTTCTTGACACCTTAAATCTTCCTAAAGGGTATCATGTGGTAGAAAACGGTGCAAAAGTGCTTGATCCCCAGGGCAATCTGGAATTTGACCTCTCTCTCCCCCATGAAGAAGTCGAAGAAATACTCAATGCGGCGGAACCTTACTATTTGGAAATGGGTTTTCTGGTCGACGAATATTGGAAAGATGATATCCTGACAATCGGTCCCGAAAACACCGTGACAGGTGTTTCGTTTACCTGCTCATCCGAAACGCAGGCGCAGCTTCTTGAAGAAGCCGTACATCAACTCTCCCACGATTACGCACTCTATATCGGTAAACACTGGACCAATCCTGATGAATGGAAAGGCATTCTGGTGTTTCATAAAGATGCGACAAAAGGGAACGGCATGCGCCATATTCAAGAAAAGCTCGGTATTAAACCCGCAGAAACAATAGCGGTCGGTGACGGTGCCACAGATATTCATATGTTTGATGCCGCAGGTGTGAAAGTAGCCATGGGGAATGCGGTTCCTGAGCTAATAAATGCTGCAGATTATGTCGCGCCTGATGTTAAAGAAGACGGAATACTTACAGTTCTTGATACGTTTATTTTTGATACCAAGAAATAA
- a CDS encoding deoxyribodipyrimidine photo-lyase, translated as MIQKERIRKLNTQTTSSGSAIAYWMSRDQRVSENWALLYAQELSKKNNLPLVVFFVLTPNFPGATLRHYDFMLKGLKEIDTSLKKLYIPFILQIGDPIEEIPKLTFRYDVKELVTDFSPLRIGREWRTSIARNTTIPFYEVDAHNIVPVWEASPRQEFAARTIRPKIQKKLKQFLTAFPNVGKNIPHSISLHNTEWEGVTNKLSCNREVKAVTWLNPGEKAAKHMMKEFIETRLRGYGEKSNNPNLNAQSNLSPYLHFGQISAQYISLNIQQSIAPNEDKEAFLEELIIRRELADNYCNYNSEYDSYRGFPDWSKKSLNEHLKDRREYVYTLKEFEQGKTHDEIWNKAQIEMVDKGKMHGYMRMYWAKKILEWTKTAQEAMEIAVYLNDKYELDGRDPNGYVGCAWSIGGVHDRPWFERSIYGKIRYMNANGLKRKFDVDQYLSQV; from the coding sequence ATGATTCAGAAAGAGAGAATCAGAAAGCTCAATACCCAAACCACAAGCAGCGGCTCAGCGATCGCATACTGGATGAGTCGCGATCAGCGTGTGTCCGAGAACTGGGCATTGCTGTATGCGCAGGAACTATCAAAGAAAAACAATCTGCCTCTTGTTGTTTTCTTCGTACTTACTCCGAATTTTCCCGGAGCAACATTGAGACATTATGATTTTATGCTCAAAGGACTAAAAGAAATTGATACCTCTCTGAAGAAACTTTATATCCCGTTTATCCTTCAAATCGGTGATCCGATAGAAGAAATTCCTAAACTAACATTCAGATATGATGTAAAAGAATTAGTGACTGATTTTTCACCCCTCAGAATTGGAAGGGAGTGGAGAACAAGCATTGCTCGAAACACGACTATCCCTTTTTATGAAGTTGATGCACATAATATTGTCCCCGTTTGGGAAGCCTCTCCCAGACAGGAGTTTGCCGCACGTACCATACGTCCCAAAATTCAGAAAAAGTTGAAACAATTTCTCACTGCATTTCCGAATGTCGGAAAGAACATACCTCATTCGATATCGCTTCACAATACAGAATGGGAAGGCGTTACAAATAAGCTCTCGTGTAACAGAGAAGTAAAAGCTGTCACATGGCTCAACCCCGGGGAAAAGGCCGCAAAACATATGATGAAAGAATTTATCGAAACGCGTCTTCGTGGATACGGCGAAAAAAGCAATAACCCGAATCTAAATGCACAGTCAAATCTCTCCCCGTATCTTCATTTCGGCCAAATCTCAGCACAGTACATATCCCTGAATATACAACAATCAATTGCACCGAATGAGGACAAGGAAGCATTTTTAGAAGAACTGATAATCAGAAGAGAGCTCGCGGATAATTACTGCAACTATAATTCAGAATACGATTCTTACCGTGGCTTTCCGGATTGGTCGAAAAAAAGTTTGAACGAACATCTCAAGGACAGAAGAGAATACGTCTATACGTTAAAAGAATTTGAACAAGGCAAGACCCATGACGAGATATGGAATAAGGCACAGATAGAAATGGTCGATAAAGGGAAAATGCACGGCTATATGCGGATGTACTGGGCAAAAAAAATTCTAGAATGGACAAAGACCGCACAGGAGGCGATGGAAATAGCAGTATATTTGAATGACAAATACGAGCTTGACGGGAGAGATCCCAACGGCTATGTCGGCTGTGCCTGGTCGATCGGAGGTGTCCATGATCGCCCATGGTTTGAACGCTCTATTTACGGAAAAATCAGATATATGAATGCAAACGGTTTGAAAAGAAAGTTTGACGTCGATCAATATCTTTCGCAGGTCTGA